A single genomic interval of Pyrus communis chromosome 7, drPyrComm1.1, whole genome shotgun sequence harbors:
- the LOC137739600 gene encoding phenolic glucoside malonyltransferase 1-like → MAYTNSVKVVEACRVAPHPTSPDSTASPTSLPLTFFDIRWLRFQPVQRLYFYQICTSFDTKLLFSKLKISLSITLQHFLPLAGNLTWPQESPKPTLNYVEGDAVSLTIAETDADFYRLSSDDDFLEAQEYHPLVPQLPVSHEKAAIMGLQVTIFPNKGFSIGTTMHHAVLDGKTSTTFVKSWAHICKHIGEGEGLVHLSSSVLLPDELTQFYDRRVIPDPAELGTLFVNQYLNLGGPNNRSLKIWETKVPPGLIRGTFKFTRKDIESLRQLMRTNAREKKQEDVHVSTFTLACAYTWVCIVKAEEIKGETTRMVFMADCRPRLDPPLPRNYFGNCTAGCVPVVETKGLFGEDGLVVAVYAIREAIRKLEKGVLDGAENWVSRVVTVTSGRMLSVAGSHRFRVYDTDFGWGRPKKVEIVSIDRNKAISFSDPKSEAGVVDAGLVLEKHHMEVFASLFYKGLKRNIY, encoded by the coding sequence ATGGCATACACAAATTCAGTGAAAGTAGTTGAAGCTTGCAGGGTGGCTCCTCATCCAACCTCGCCAGATTCAACCGCCTCGCCGACCTCCCTTCCTCTTACCTTCTTTGACATACGTTGGTTAAGGTTCCAACCGGTCCAGCGCCTTTACTTCTACCAAATTTGTACTTCCTTTGATACCAAACTTCTCTTCTCCAAACTCAAAATCTCACTCTCTATAACCCTACAACACTTTCTACCTCTGGCAGGAAACCTCACTTGGCCGCAAGAATCCCCCAAACCGACCCTTAATTATGTCGAAGGCGATGCAGTTTCACTCACAATAGCAGAGACTGATGCTGATTTCTACCGTCTTTCGAGTGACGATGACTTTCTTGAAGCCCAAGAATACCATCCTCTTGTTCCCCAACTGCCAGTTTCTCATGAAAAAGCCGCGATCATGGGATTGCAAGTCACCATCTTTCCAAACAAGGGCTTTTCCATTGGAACAACCATGCACCATGCAGTTCTCGACGGCAAAACTTCAACCACGTTTGTAAAATCATGGGCTCACATATGCAAACATATCGGAGAAGGAGAGGGACTAGTACATCTGTCCTCATCTGTTTTGTTACCGGATGAGCTGACACAATTTTATGACAGAAGGGTTATTCCTGACCCAGCTGAGCTCGGAACTCTCTTTGTAAACCAGTATCTAAACTTGGGTGGTCCCAATAACAGAAGCTTAAAGATTTGGGAAACGAAGGTGCCGCCAGGCTTGATCCGAGGCACCTTCAAATTCACACGAAAAGATATCGAATCGCTGAGGCAACTGATGAGGACCAATGCTAGAGAGAAGAAACAAGAAGATGTTCATGTGTCAACTTTCACTCTAGCATGTGCCTATACATGGGTTTGCATTGTCAAGGCGGAGGAAATAAAAGGTGAGACAACGCGTATGGTCTTTATGGCCGACTGCAGGCCTCGCCTAGACCCTCCTCTACCCAGAAATTACTTCGGGAACTGCACAGCGGGATGTGTACCAGTTGTAGAAACAAAAGGGCTTTTTGGAGAAGACGGGCTGGTTGTGGCGGTATATGCAATCCGTGAAGCTATAAGAAAGTTGGAGAAGGGGGTTTTGGATGGAGCGGAAAATTGGGTTTCGAGAGTGGTTACTGTGACTTCTGGGAGAATGCTAAGTGTTGCCGGCTCACATCGGTTTAGGGTTTATGATACCGACTTTGGATGGGGAAGACCAAAGAAGGTTGAGATTGTTTCCATTGATAGAAACAAAGCTATCTCCTTTTCAGACCCCAAGAGTGAGGCTGGGGTTGTTGATGCTGGATTGGTTTTGGAAAAACATCATATGGAGGTTTTTGCTTCTCTGTTTTATAAAGGTCTTAAAAGAAATATTTATTAA